In Deltaproteobacteria bacterium, a genomic segment contains:
- the argB gene encoding acetylglutamate kinase, producing MKPRILIKIGGRAFDGRDGFRALAQAIRNHREAEVIIVHGGGKEISQALKDADRETVFVDGIRVTPAEDMEIVEEVLSGKVNARIASWLEQGGIACRRMSGKTDRLLVVEPLIHRGRDLGFVGRVIQVNPKPLLDSLAKGEVPVVSPISVDREGKSYNVNADSAAAALAVASRCTDLVYFTDVSGVQVGAQIRPLLTVEEAKRLIARGTIKGGMVAKMESAFEALRGQVQRVHITRWHGMSTFESMVRRKPVPGTTIRF from the coding sequence ATGAAACCGAGAATCCTGATCAAGATCGGGGGAAGGGCCTTTGATGGACGTGACGGCTTCAGGGCTCTGGCCCAGGCGATCAGAAACCACAGAGAGGCAGAGGTGATCATCGTCCACGGCGGCGGAAAGGAAATCTCTCAGGCCCTCAAGGATGCCGACCGAGAGACTGTCTTTGTCGACGGCATCCGGGTCACCCCGGCCGAGGACATGGAGATCGTGGAAGAGGTCCTTTCCGGAAAGGTCAACGCAAGAATCGCATCCTGGCTGGAACAGGGGGGCATTGCGTGCAGGCGCATGTCCGGGAAGACCGATCGGCTCCTTGTGGTGGAGCCTCTGATCCACAGGGGACGAGACTTGGGCTTTGTGGGCAGGGTGATTCAGGTCAACCCAAAACCCCTTCTCGACAGTCTGGCAAAAGGCGAGGTCCCTGTGGTTTCTCCGATTTCAGTGGATAGAGAGGGAAAGAGTTACAACGTCAATGCCGACAGCGCAGCGGCAGCCCTGGCCGTTGCCTCCCGGTGTACGGATCTCGTCTATTTCACAGATGTTTCCGGTGTTCAGGTGGGAGCCCAGATCCGCCCCTTGCTTACAGTGGAGGAGGCCAAGAGACTCATCGCACGGGGTACAATCAAAGGGGGTATGGTTGCCAAGATGGAGTCCGCATTCGAGGCTCTCAGGGGCCAGGTCCAGCGGGTGCATATCACACGGTGGCACGGCATGAGTACCTTTGAAAGCATGGTCAGGAGGAAGCCCGTACCCGGGACGACCATCAGGTTCTGA
- a CDS encoding UxaA family hydrolase, translating into MMKLSGYPRPDGSIGFRNRVAVLTSVGCANDLANRLGRMYPDVLVLTHRQGCSQLGRDNDQTFRTLAGLGKNPNVAAVLVVGLGCETIPAEKLAHEISKTKKPVEYLNFLDDEGLLAALPKGAKILERMLQEASQIKRVPCTMEQLTLGLKCGLSDTTSGIASNPATGVAADRVVDSGGTVIFTETPELIGAEHIVAGRAASREVEEKLYRVVEEFKERAEASDLDLQEANVAPGNIAGGLTTIEEKSLGSIMKAGKKTLQGVLGYGEIPEGQGLFFMDGPGRTPEALTGLNAAGAQIIIFPTGGGSPGGSPISPVIKVTGNPETARRLRDHIDVDVTSISRGEESLQAGGERIFQKLVDVAFGEMTKAEALGYGSVSIWNIGVLCG; encoded by the coding sequence ATGATGAAACTATCGGGCTACCCCAGACCGGACGGGTCTATTGGATTCAGGAACCGTGTTGCTGTTCTTACCTCTGTCGGCTGTGCCAATGATCTGGCCAACAGGCTCGGGCGCATGTATCCCGATGTGCTTGTACTCACACACAGGCAGGGATGCAGCCAGCTGGGCAGGGACAATGATCAGACCTTCCGTACCCTGGCCGGATTGGGTAAGAACCCTAATGTAGCAGCGGTGCTTGTGGTCGGCCTGGGGTGTGAAACAATCCCGGCTGAAAAGCTGGCCCATGAGATATCCAAGACGAAGAAGCCGGTGGAGTACCTGAACTTTCTCGATGACGAAGGTTTGCTGGCAGCACTTCCCAAGGGAGCGAAGATTCTGGAGAGGATGCTCCAGGAGGCTTCCCAAATCAAGCGGGTCCCCTGCACCATGGAACAGCTCACATTGGGTCTGAAGTGCGGATTGTCGGATACCACCTCCGGCATCGCCTCCAACCCTGCCACCGGCGTGGCGGCCGACAGAGTCGTCGATTCGGGAGGCACTGTGATCTTCACGGAGACTCCCGAACTCATCGGAGCCGAACATATTGTGGCAGGGAGAGCGGCGAGCCGTGAGGTGGAGGAGAAGCTCTATCGTGTAGTGGAGGAGTTCAAGGAGAGGGCAGAAGCCTCGGATCTGGATCTACAGGAGGCAAATGTTGCACCGGGTAATATCGCCGGCGGGCTTACGACGATCGAGGAGAAATCCCTGGGGTCGATCATGAAGGCCGGGAAGAAGACCTTACAGGGAGTGCTCGGATACGGAGAGATCCCCGAAGGCCAGGGTCTTTTCTTCATGGACGGCCCAGGTCGTACTCCCGAAGCCCTGACCGGTCTCAATGCAGCAGGAGCTCAGATCATAATCTTTCCGACCGGAGGGGGGTCGCCCGGAGGGTCTCCCATCTCTCCGGTCATCAAGGTTACGGGGAATCCGGAGACGGCCCGACGCCTCAGAGACCATATCGATGTCGATGTCACGTCCATCAGTAGAGGAGAGGAATCCCTACAGGCGGGCGGGGAGAGGATCTTCCAGAAGCTGGTGGATGTGGCCTTTGGGGAGATGACGAAGGCGGAGGCCCTCGGATACGGTTCCGTCAGCATCTGGAATATCGGCGTTTTGTGTGGCTAA
- a CDS encoding C-terminal binding protein, with product MSEQSVSAKENLVWMLDDLFDSREVEHMRKMLWEGGYELVVTRSESYEADYPKYAPRAKGILLQVNFPLGEEDIKGLSSCKIISVTGIGFDEFDLDAATRHGILAANVPGFCVEEVSNHAMALLLALNRHLPECQDLTRKGAWEGLDAWSIRRLKGQILGLVGLGKIGRAVARKAKAFGLAVKAYDPYLPESGRAVLDIEFLELGDLVRTADYLSLHVPLNRETQHLIGAAVFDSMKDTAYLINTSRGGVVDEQALIEALRTKKIAGAGLDVLAQEPPEVGNPLLSMPNVIVSPHSAFVSHEALIDLAAQSTRAIIDALEGRVPENVLNREVLDRHG from the coding sequence ATGAGCGAACAAAGTGTTTCTGCAAAGGAGAATCTCGTGTGGATGCTCGACGACCTGTTCGATTCCCGGGAAGTCGAACATATGAGGAAAATGCTGTGGGAGGGGGGGTATGAACTGGTTGTTACCCGCAGTGAATCCTATGAAGCCGATTATCCCAAGTACGCTCCGCGCGCAAAGGGGATCCTGCTACAGGTCAACTTTCCCCTGGGCGAAGAAGACATCAAGGGGCTATCCTCGTGTAAGATCATATCGGTCACAGGCATCGGTTTTGATGAGTTCGATTTGGATGCCGCGACAAGACACGGGATTCTGGCAGCCAATGTGCCCGGCTTCTGTGTAGAGGAGGTTTCCAATCACGCCATGGCCTTGCTGCTGGCCCTCAACAGGCACCTGCCGGAATGCCAGGATCTGACCAGGAAGGGGGCCTGGGAGGGCCTCGACGCCTGGTCCATACGGAGGCTCAAGGGACAGATACTGGGACTGGTTGGGCTGGGTAAGATCGGCAGGGCCGTGGCCCGGAAGGCCAAAGCTTTCGGACTGGCCGTCAAAGCCTATGACCCGTATCTTCCCGAATCGGGGAGGGCTGTTCTGGACATAGAGTTCTTGGAGTTAGGGGACCTCGTTCGTACTGCGGACTACCTCTCTCTCCATGTACCCTTGAACCGGGAGACGCAGCATCTGATAGGCGCAGCGGTCTTCGATTCCATGAAGGATACGGCCTACCTTATCAATACCAGTAGAGGTGGCGTGGTTGACGAGCAGGCACTGATCGAGGCCCTGAGGACCAAGAAGATCGCGGGTGCAGGGCTGGACGTGCTGGCGCAAGAGCCTCCGGAGGTCGGGAATCCTCTGCTTTCTATGCCGAACGTCATCGTGTCGCCCCATTCGGCCTTTGTTTCCCATGAGGCGTTGATCGATCTGGCAGCCCAATCCACACGGGCGATCATCGACGCCCTGGAGGGGAGGGTTCCTGAAAACGTCCTCAACCGAGAAGTCCTGGACCGGCACGGTTGA
- a CDS encoding M20/M25/M40 family metallo-hydrolase, translating into MRSLEESFVRVLGELVGINSVNRSLAKGPGEEEISRFVYRYLADQGLKPEIQSVEEKRTNVVALAPGRNQRNPVLLNAHLDTVGVEEMAHPFTLRREGDRLYGRGTYDMKGGMAVMLLLARHFARKRPPADIWFTFVADEEDRSMGMEHLVGKWLPCLPSPPLGGIFLEPTEGQIGVSHKGFVWYEIEVTGKAAHGSRPTEGIDAILPLKGALQELDRIRSKLEREKPDPLLGRASLHGGLIEGGTAVSVIPSRSRLRWERRTLPRESPDTFEEELKRVLQAVRNVPGNHWVDGRIMLVRPPYEIQRKSRILRCLQEVSPESRLVGLSFWADSALAGRAGVPSLLFGPAGHGAHAADEWVSLKSLVDVYETLKRLLTASCWADD; encoded by the coding sequence ATGAGATCACTGGAAGAGAGCTTTGTCCGTGTCCTGGGCGAGCTCGTCGGAATCAACTCGGTCAACCGTTCTCTTGCAAAGGGACCCGGAGAAGAGGAGATCTCCAGGTTCGTGTACCGGTATCTGGCCGACCAGGGGCTGAAACCAGAAATCCAGTCCGTAGAAGAGAAGAGGACCAATGTGGTTGCCCTGGCACCTGGAAGGAATCAGAGGAATCCCGTCCTGTTGAACGCCCACCTCGACACCGTGGGGGTGGAAGAGATGGCTCACCCATTCACCCTCAGAAGAGAGGGCGATAGACTCTACGGCCGTGGAACCTACGACATGAAGGGCGGCATGGCGGTCATGCTGCTGCTTGCCCGTCACTTTGCCAGGAAGAGACCTCCTGCAGACATCTGGTTTACCTTTGTGGCAGATGAAGAGGACAGGAGCATGGGAATGGAGCACTTGGTCGGGAAGTGGCTCCCCTGCCTCCCCTCTCCTCCCCTGGGCGGGATCTTCCTTGAACCCACAGAGGGACAGATCGGGGTGAGTCATAAGGGTTTTGTCTGGTATGAGATCGAGGTAACCGGCAAGGCAGCCCACGGAAGCCGCCCTACAGAGGGAATCGATGCGATCCTCCCTCTCAAGGGAGCCCTCCAAGAGCTCGACAGAATCCGGTCGAAACTCGAGAGGGAGAAACCCGATCCACTGCTTGGCAGGGCAAGCCTCCACGGAGGGCTGATAGAGGGTGGAACAGCGGTCAGCGTAATCCCCTCCAGGTCGCGACTCCGGTGGGAGAGGCGAACCCTTCCGCGAGAAAGCCCTGACACTTTCGAGGAGGAGCTGAAACGGGTCCTCCAGGCTGTCAGAAACGTGCCGGGAAATCACTGGGTGGACGGCCGCATCATGCTCGTGAGGCCTCCCTATGAGATCCAAAGAAAGAGCCGAATCTTGAGATGCCTGCAAGAGGTTTCTCCTGAATCGAGGCTCGTGGGGCTCTCCTTTTGGGCAGACTCCGCGCTGGCGGGAAGGGCCGGGGTGCCGTCTCTGCTCTTCGGTCCTGCGGGTCATGGAGCCCACGCGGCCGACGAATGGGTGAGCCTGAAAAGTCTCGTCGACGTCTACGAAACCCTCAAGCGCCTCCTTACGGCATCCTGCTGGGCCGACGACTGA
- a CDS encoding argininosuccinate synthase, with protein sequence MSNGDGKKIVLAYSGGLDTSVILNWLAGNGYEVVAYIANVGQSDDLEAARRKALETGASRVYVEDLREEFVRDYIFRALKANAIYEGRYLLGTSLARPLIAKRQIEIARKEGTRLVSHGATGKGNDQVRFELSYYALMPEVEVFTPWKDPEFLAQFEGRTDLLGYAEEHGIPVEATSERPYSTDDNLMHISYESGILEDPRVAPRDDMFQKTVSPREAPDRETRIEIHFKDGVPVKVVNRDDGTVKERPLELFEYLNRLAGENGIGRIDIVENRFIGIKSRGVYETPGGTVLRIAHMDIEGIAMDREVMKLRDMLSPKISELIYNGFWFSPEMDFLMSAVDKSQEVVDGVVYLSLYKGNVTVLGRESPSSLYDKDLASMDVEGGFNQQDSKGFINIHAVRLKAHHAILRKMGKWPMPFMKE encoded by the coding sequence ATGAGCAATGGGGATGGCAAGAAGATCGTCTTGGCGTACAGTGGTGGGTTGGATACCTCTGTTATTTTGAACTGGCTGGCTGGGAACGGATACGAGGTTGTAGCCTATATCGCTAATGTGGGGCAAAGCGACGATCTGGAGGCGGCGAGACGGAAGGCCCTGGAAACAGGAGCATCCAGGGTATATGTCGAAGATCTGAGAGAGGAGTTCGTGAGGGACTACATATTCAGAGCCCTTAAGGCGAATGCCATTTACGAGGGGAGGTATCTGCTGGGAACGTCCCTGGCTCGCCCGTTGATCGCAAAGAGGCAGATAGAGATCGCCAGGAAAGAGGGCACCCGTCTGGTGTCTCACGGAGCGACGGGGAAGGGGAACGACCAGGTTCGATTCGAACTCTCCTACTACGCCCTCATGCCGGAAGTTGAAGTATTCACCCCGTGGAAGGATCCGGAGTTCCTCGCGCAATTCGAGGGCAGGACCGACCTGCTCGGGTATGCAGAGGAGCATGGGATTCCGGTTGAAGCAACCAGTGAGAGACCGTACAGTACAGACGACAACCTTATGCACATCAGCTACGAATCTGGCATACTGGAGGACCCGCGAGTAGCTCCAAGGGATGACATGTTTCAAAAGACGGTTTCGCCCAGGGAGGCACCTGACAGGGAGACGAGAATAGAGATCCATTTTAAGGACGGAGTCCCGGTGAAGGTCGTGAACCGGGACGACGGCACGGTGAAGGAGAGGCCTCTCGAGTTGTTTGAGTACCTCAACAGGTTGGCGGGTGAAAACGGGATCGGGCGGATCGATATCGTGGAAAACCGGTTCATCGGGATCAAGTCCCGCGGTGTGTATGAGACGCCTGGAGGGACTGTCCTGCGGATCGCTCATATGGACATCGAGGGAATCGCAATGGACAGGGAGGTGATGAAGCTGAGGGATATGCTATCCCCGAAGATCTCGGAACTCATCTATAACGGATTCTGGTTTTCCCCGGAGATGGATTTCCTCATGTCCGCCGTTGACAAGAGTCAGGAGGTGGTCGACGGAGTTGTCTATCTATCCCTCTACAAGGGTAACGTGACGGTTCTGGGCAGGGAATCACCGAGTTCGCTGTACGACAAAGATCTGGCCAGCATGGATGTGGAGGGCGGTTTCAACCAGCAGGACTCCAAGGGCTTTATCAACATACATGCCGTAAGACTGAAGGCCCACCATGCAATACTCAGAAAGATGGGGAAATGGCCGATGCCCTTTATGAAGGAGTAG
- a CDS encoding UxaA family hydrolase, with product MEARKAIVMDEKDNVATLLADVDKSEKVRVETGGGSTEIEIRERICLGHKFATREIGKGENIVKYGEPIGRAIQPIGRGQHVHVHNVESLRVRGDLSRGVDSISSSRDQGEAE from the coding sequence ATGGAGGCTCGAAAAGCGATCGTAATGGATGAAAAGGACAATGTGGCCACACTCCTGGCTGACGTGGACAAGAGCGAAAAGGTGCGAGTGGAAACTGGGGGAGGATCAACGGAGATTGAGATAAGGGAAAGGATTTGCCTGGGTCACAAGTTCGCAACTAGGGAGATAGGGAAGGGGGAGAATATAGTGAAGTACGGTGAGCCTATCGGCCGGGCGATCCAACCGATAGGGCGCGGACAACACGTTCACGTCCATAACGTCGAAAGCCTGAGAGTCCGGGGAGATCTCTCCCGCGGCGTCGATTCAATCTCATCAAGTCGAGATCAAGGAGAGGCAGAATGA
- a CDS encoding amidohydrolase family protein yields the protein MDIVARGKYVITDASAGEHGVLTDGAVYFSRGKVVEVGDYGSLRKKYPQATVKGNGKQLLMPGLIDGHSHGRGLSPFQRGGAYDFVENILIDWAFLIEIDPELNAMLSGVRHLRSGCTTMHHNNFGKAGQADEMVERAGKTIRGYHEVGIRCAYSPGVCNKDVLILDDTHFFETLPPDLQEFCRPMVFYDKKAVVDEYMALFDELYDQYNDENTRILFGPNLIEGITDDFHQRVKTRADELGKIQIHIHTLQSPPNKKYGLRQYGKSWIAHLEDLGLLDENFTFGHMVFASEADIELLASKGSSITHHASCNLAIRNGIAPVYHFHKAGVNVALGMDDKSINDDDDIIMELRVIHRLHRVSGFDIANTPALSGFDVLKMGTTNAARVCGFEGECGALKPGMKADAILVNLGEMMEDPWMSPEMNIAEVFIHRAKGIHVDTVIVGGEVVMEDRRFLKVDVDRLYEEVRKEIAKGISPEQRKYAETLQRIKPYCHKWYEGWEKMDYEPFYLMNSRK from the coding sequence ATGGATATCGTAGCTAGGGGCAAATACGTGATCACAGATGCCAGTGCAGGTGAGCATGGTGTTCTTACAGATGGGGCAGTCTATTTTTCCAGAGGGAAGGTCGTTGAGGTGGGCGATTACGGATCTTTGAGGAAGAAATATCCGCAGGCAACGGTCAAGGGAAATGGAAAACAACTGCTCATGCCCGGACTTATCGACGGGCACAGTCATGGCCGGGGGTTGAGCCCCTTTCAAAGAGGTGGAGCCTACGATTTTGTGGAAAACATCCTGATCGACTGGGCCTTCCTGATCGAAATCGATCCTGAACTGAACGCCATGCTCTCTGGGGTGCGGCATCTGCGCAGCGGTTGTACGACTATGCATCACAACAACTTTGGCAAGGCCGGACAGGCAGATGAGATGGTCGAACGAGCGGGCAAGACGATCAGAGGTTACCACGAGGTGGGTATTCGGTGTGCCTACTCACCAGGGGTGTGCAATAAGGACGTCTTGATCCTGGATGATACGCACTTTTTCGAGACCTTGCCGCCGGATCTACAGGAGTTCTGCCGGCCAATGGTCTTCTATGACAAAAAGGCCGTGGTGGATGAGTACATGGCTCTCTTTGACGAACTATACGACCAGTATAACGACGAGAATACGCGGATTCTGTTTGGTCCAAATCTGATCGAGGGTATTACCGATGACTTTCATCAAAGAGTAAAGACGAGGGCAGATGAGCTAGGTAAGATCCAGATCCATATTCACACTTTGCAAAGCCCCCCAAACAAGAAATACGGCCTAAGACAGTATGGCAAGTCTTGGATAGCCCACCTGGAAGATCTTGGCCTCCTGGATGAGAATTTCACCTTTGGCCATATGGTCTTCGCTTCCGAGGCAGACATCGAGCTTCTTGCCTCCAAAGGGTCTTCCATTACTCACCACGCCAGCTGCAACCTGGCCATCAGAAACGGAATCGCTCCGGTCTACCATTTCCATAAGGCCGGGGTCAATGTCGCCCTGGGAATGGACGATAAGAGCATCAACGATGATGACGATATCATCATGGAGCTGAGGGTCATACATCGACTACATCGGGTTTCCGGATTCGATATTGCAAACACACCGGCTCTGAGTGGATTTGACGTTTTAAAGATGGGAACGACCAATGCGGCCCGTGTCTGCGGTTTTGAAGGAGAGTGCGGTGCTCTCAAGCCCGGGATGAAGGCCGATGCCATCCTGGTAAACCTAGGTGAAATGATGGAGGATCCCTGGATGTCCCCTGAGATGAACATCGCCGAGGTCTTTATTCACCGGGCCAAAGGGATTCATGTCGACACGGTGATTGTGGGTGGAGAGGTGGTCATGGAGGATCGGAGGTTCTTAAAGGTGGACGTTGACCGTCTCTATGAAGAGGTACGAAAGGAGATAGCCAAAGGGATCAGCCCCGAGCAGAGAAAGTACGCTGAAACCCTTCAAAGGATTAAGCCTTATTGCCATAAGTGGTATGAGGGGTGGGAGAAGATGGACTATGAGCCCTTCTATTTGATGAACAGTCGAAAATAG